The following DNA comes from Serpentinimonas raichei.
GTCGTCTGGGCGCTGGCAAGCCGCGATTTTCGCGCCTCGATCGACAACTGGCTGGCCGGCATTGGCATCGGGGCCACGGTGGTGGCGCTGTGGTGGGTCACGGGCGTGCTGGCCTTCGTCCCCGAACACCCAGAAACGCTGGAGGCGGTGTTCCTCACCACCGACACCGGCGTGATGGAATCGCTCACCTTCACCGCGCCCATGGCCTATGCGCTGGAGTGGCTGATTTTTTTTAGCGACGCTTCCAAGGTGCTGACCATCGGTGTGGTGTCGGTGTTGGGGGTGGTGCTGGGTTCATTGGTTTACGCCCTGCTCAGCCGCAGCTTTCACTGGGAAGGTTTTGGCAGCACCCAAGACACGGCCTTGCACCTGATCGGGGCCGTTTGCATGGGCGTCGGGGGCGTCACCGCCATGGGCTGCACCATCGGGCAGGGCCTCTCGGGCCTCTCCACCCTAAGCCTGGGCAGCCTGATCGCGGTGGCGGGCATCGGCTTGGGGGCGGTGGCGGCGCTGCGCTTGCAAATCTGGCTGCTCGAGCGTGCTTGAGGCTGCGCCACCGTCCACCGCCGATTCTGCGCAAGAGCCTTTTGAGGGCTTCGAGCGCCGCTTTGGCGGCTTGCGGCGCCTTTATGGCAGCGTGGGGGCGCAGCGCATTTTTGACGCCCATGTGGTGGTGGTCGGCATCGGGGGCGTGGGTTCGTGGGCGGCCGAGGCGCTGGCGCGCAGCGGGGTCGGGCGCCTGACGCTGATCGACCTCGATCATCTGGCCGAATCCAACATAAACCGCCAACTGCACGCCTTGACTGATACCCTAGGGCAATCCAAGGTCTTGGCCATGCAGCAGCGCATTGCGCAGATCAACCCGGCCGCGCAGGTGCACGCGCTGGACGAATTCGTGACCCCTGCCAACTGGGGCGCTCTGATGCAGCAGATTGAGGCCTGCAATGGCAGCCCACTGGCCCTGATCGATGCCTGCGACCAGCGCAGCGCCAAGGAAACGCTGGCGGCATGGGCCTTGCAAGCCCCGCTGCACTTCATCACCTGCGGCGCAGCCGGGGGCAAGCGGCAGGCGCACCGGATTGAGGTTGCCGATTTGTCCAGCACCACCCACGACCCGCTGCTGGCCCGCCTGCGGGCCCGCCTGCGCCAAGCCCATGCGGCAACGGCGCGCGGGCCGATGGGGCTGGCCTGCGTGTTCAGCCGCGAACCCGTGGCCAGCCCCGACCCTTCCTGCGCTGTGCCAGGCGCTGGCGACGGCAGCCTCAATTGCCACGGCTACGGTTCCAGCGTGGCGGTCACGGCGGGCTTTGGCATGGTGGCGGCAGGCTGGACCCTAGAGCG
Coding sequences within:
- a CDS encoding tRNA threonylcarbamoyladenosine dehydratase → MLEAAPPSTADSAQEPFEGFERRFGGLRRLYGSVGAQRIFDAHVVVVGIGGVGSWAAEALARSGVGRLTLIDLDHLAESNINRQLHALTDTLGQSKVLAMQQRIAQINPAAQVHALDEFVTPANWGALMQQIEACNGSPLALIDACDQRSAKETLAAWALQAPLHFITCGAAGGKRQAHRIEVADLSSTTHDPLLARLRARLRQAHAATARGPMGLACVFSREPVASPDPSCAVPGAGDGSLNCHGYGSSVAVTAGFGMVAAGWTLERIATAAAPKKSQTVPKRAT